Sequence from the Pedobacter sp. D749 genome:
CTTGCCGATTGCGGCCATTAGGGGAGAAGGTACTTCAAATGATTACCTGCCGGCAGAAGTGCCTGCTTTGCCAGCCTTTGCGCTGCAGAAAGCGATTTCTACTACTATACGCGATCATGGTAGAGATTATTGGACAGGAACCTGTTACACTACAAACCGCAGGGTTTGGGAGCACGACAAAGAGTTTAAGAAATACTTGAAAACTTTAAGGGCGATGGCTGTAGATATGGAAACGGCAACGATTTTTACCACGGCCTTTGCGAATAAAATCCCGGCTGGTGCATTGCTTTTGGTTTCCGATCAACCTATGATTCCTGAGGGAGTTAAAACGGCAGAAAGTGATAGCACTGTGACCGAAAAATATGTAGAAACGCACTTGCGCATTGGTATCGATTCATTAAAACAGCTAATTAATAATGGATTAACGGTTAAACACTTATTGTTTTAGCGTGTAATTAAGCTGACCACAAAGACTCAAAGCTCGCCAAGACTTTTCTTAGTGTGTTTAGTGTCTTGGTGGTAATTGGCCTATATTTGAGTTTTAAAACCTGGCAAGTAGCCATGCTTCACCAGATCATCTTCATTATCGATGTTGTAATTACATTTGTTGTGCAACAGTACAATTCTATCAGAAATATCCAGAATAGACTTATAGTAATGATCAGTAATAATAAAGCCCTTATATGCTTTTGTTCTATTGATGTGTTTCTTTAACTCTTCAATCCATACCGGAGATAATTGTGAAAATGGTTCATCAAGAAGTATATATTCGGCATCACTATAAATCATTAGTAAACATTCCATAAACCTTCGTTCTCCGCCAGATAGATCGTAAAATCTGGCATCTAAATTACTGGCAACAAATTCAATTTGCTTTAATTCTGCCTGTCCGTGTTTGCAAAAAGTATTAATTGCTTGCAAAATAGAAATCTTGCCTGGGATAAAGTTATCTTGAGGCAGATAGGACAGGTTTTTAGATAGGTAACCTTTTTGGTATACTTTGTTGTTTATATTAAGGTACTTGAAGTTCGCTTTGACGCTTCCAAAAATGATTTTTAATAAGGTTGATTTACCTGATCCATTCCTGCCCAATAAACCGACTACTTCGCCAATTTTACAGTTTAAGTAAACACTGCTTAATACTTCGCGGTTTGCAAAAGATTGGTTAACACTGTCGATAGAAAGTCCCTGCATGTTGATGATACAATTAAAATTCCGATAAAAACTATTAAATCATATAAAACCAGGTTTGTCATGATTTTTCTGAATCCTATGCCCTGATTTTTGAAATAATATGCAGTAGATTTATAAAACATAAAGTAGATGGCTATTGAAAATAACCAGCCAATAAATTTGATGAATAGGGCAAAGCTGTAAATCCCTGGCTCCTTAAAGCCATTTAAAATGAAAAATACCGATGTGAGTAAGCTAACCAGTACATTCCATAAAAAAATGGGCTTGTATACAGTTAAGGATTTTTTGAGTAAACCAATCGACATAATTTAAAGATATAAAATCATAACGATAAACTTAGTTGTCTGTAAACAAAAAAGATCGGTAGGGGGTAATCGTCATTTCGACCGTAGCGGAGAAATCTATTAACAAAAAAAGACCAGCCTTAGCTGATCTTTTAATACTGTATAAATCTAATCTCTTATCCTAAATAAGATTTTAAGATCTTGCTTCTTGAAGTATGACGTAAGCGTTGTAATGCTTTATCTTTAATCTGACGAACGCGCTCGCGTGTTAAATTAAATTTCTCACCAATTTCCTCTAACGAAAGTGGGTGGTTAGAACCTAAGCCGAAGAATAAAACGATAATTTCTCTTTCTCTCTCAGTTAAGGTAGATAAAGAACGTTTAATCTCTTCTGATAAAGATTCATTGATCAATGAACTATCTGTATTTGGCTCATGGTTTTCCAATACATCCAATAATGTATTTTCTTCACCTTGTACAAAAGGAGCATCCATAGATACGTGACGACCAGAGTTACTTAAAGTATCTGAGATTTTATCTACAGTTGTCTCTAAAATATCTGCTAATTCTTCCGGAGAAGGCTCACGTTCGTATTCCTGCTCCAGTTTAGAAAACGCTTTGCTGATTTTACTTAACGAACCTACCTGGTTTAAAGGCAAACGCACAATACGGCTTTGCTCGGCAATTGCCTGCAAAATAGATTGACGGATCCACCAAACTGCATAAGAAATGAACTTGAAACCTTTAGTTTCATCAAAACGTTTTGCCGCTTTAATTAAACCCAGGTTACCTTCGTTAATTAAATCTCCTAAAGTTAAACCTTGATTTTGATATTGTTTTGCAACAGACACAACGAAACGTAAGTTGGTTTTAGTTAAGCGCTCTAATGCGGCCTGATCGCCCTCACGGATTTTCCTTGCTAAAATTACTTCCTCTTCTGCTGTTATTAAATCTACTTTACCAATTTCGTGTAGGTATTTATCTAACGACTGACTTTCACGGTTGGTTATGGATTGCGTTATCTTGAGTTGTCTCATTTATACGTTTTGTGTGCTCTTTAATTATTGAAGTGTGCAAAGTTACGAAATTGTACGGCAATCCGAAAGGATAAAATGCTGAAAATGTTACCGTTTGCACATGTTTTTTACACTTTTACTTACAACAAAAATCATTCCAATAAAGTTTTTGACATGTTTTGATCAATATATCGTGTTATAGTTGTATTTCGATTATTATTTATTGTAAATCAATAAATATATTTTGATTTGTAATAATTAATTTTTTATGTTTGTCTTGTAAATAATTAAATAAATATGACGTTTCTTAAATTTCTATTTCTCAGGTTAAAAAATGTGCCTGTCAATTATTGGGTGATTTTGGCCCTAAGATTTTTTGTCAGATTACTCGGCGTAATAACTGTGTTTTACTTTTTGGTCTGCCTGGATTCTGAAAGAGCGAATGGGACAAAGTATCTTTATAACTTAATTTCTACAGTTTTTTATGCACTATTTTTTGTGTTTTTAGAATGGTATTTAAAAGCTTCATTAAAAAATGATCAAAAGAATGAGGTACTTAAATGGCTTAATATTTTAAAATGGGTTCCACTTTGTCTTACAGTAATTTTAGTATGTTTAACGGCGAAACTCAACTCCTTTATCTGGCCAAAAGAAACTGTTGAATATATAATTTATTCTTACACCCGGGTGTGGCCAATGGTTTTTATCCCAAATTTAAGTTTTATCATTATCACCCTGCTAATTTTTTATGCTTCAGCGATACTCGTTAGG
This genomic interval carries:
- a CDS encoding AMP nucleosidase, whose protein sequence is MNEEKDVKKNEEIVEKSKKVKEVESPVKSGLKSKDEIVKNWLPRYTGRTLDQFGDYILLTNFSKYVSMFSEWNDNAPIMGLDKPMQSVTANGITIINFGMGSPLAATMMDLLTAIKPKAVLFLGKCGGLKKKNQLGDLILPIAAIRGEGTSNDYLPAEVPALPAFALQKAISTTIRDHGRDYWTGTCYTTNRRVWEHDKEFKKYLKTLRAMAVDMETATIFTTAFANKIPAGALLLVSDQPMIPEGVKTAESDSTVTEKYVETHLRIGIDSLKQLINNGLTVKHLLF
- a CDS encoding ATP-binding cassette domain-containing protein, with product MQGLSIDSVNQSFANREVLSSVYLNCKIGEVVGLLGRNGSGKSTLLKIIFGSVKANFKYLNINNKVYQKGYLSKNLSYLPQDNFIPGKISILQAINTFCKHGQAELKQIEFVASNLDARFYDLSGGERRFMECLLMIYSDAEYILLDEPFSQLSPVWIEELKKHINRTKAYKGFIITDHYYKSILDISDRIVLLHNKCNYNIDNEDDLVKHGYLPGFKTQI
- a CDS encoding RNA polymerase sigma factor RpoD/SigA, which codes for MRQLKITQSITNRESQSLDKYLHEIGKVDLITAEEEVILARKIREGDQAALERLTKTNLRFVVSVAKQYQNQGLTLGDLINEGNLGLIKAAKRFDETKGFKFISYAVWWIRQSILQAIAEQSRIVRLPLNQVGSLSKISKAFSKLEQEYEREPSPEELADILETTVDKISDTLSNSGRHVSMDAPFVQGEENTLLDVLENHEPNTDSSLINESLSEEIKRSLSTLTEREREIIVLFFGLGSNHPLSLEEIGEKFNLTRERVRQIKDKALQRLRHTSRSKILKSYLG